The Oceanithermus desulfurans genome has a window encoding:
- a CDS encoding type II toxin-antitoxin system RelE/ParE family toxin — MRFAHRGTQDIFDGNDTKAARSTLPRELWERARRKLDMLNAAVSLDDLRIPPANRLEKLKGHLAGYHSIRINDQYRIVFRWDEGKGASEVRITDYH, encoded by the coding sequence GTGCGGTTTGCTCATCGGGGGACGCAGGACATTTTCGACGGGAACGACACCAAGGCCGCAAGGAGTACGCTCCCTCGAGAGCTTTGGGAACGCGCCCGGCGCAAACTCGACATGTTGAACGCAGCCGTCAGCCTGGACGATTTGCGAATCCCTCCGGCCAACCGTCTGGAAAAACTCAAAGGCCACCTGGCCGGGTACCACAGCATCCGCATCAACGACCAGTACCGCATCGTCTTCAGGTGGGACGAAGGCAAAGGAGCCAGCGAGGTGAGGATTACCGACTACCACTGA
- a CDS encoding sensor histidine kinase — MRYTTRLTLVFGLIWALMLALSLLGIYGALRAGLEGRIVRQLLDDAGALAELYNSGTTGQVRPTGGTAVALYDGSGLPFLLDEPQHRIPAEVLTQADEGPQLYRGPGFVAAYVATSIGVLAVSQDLGFIDRLLEQVAQVAVLIFLLTLPLGWLLVRVGVGWANRPLVRAAEEVARRKGADLSPIPYDGPTDELGRIVARFNDLLAELRDARERERVFLAEVSHELRTPLTVLAGYLERLRKHPGDDEALAGAERTARHLTRLVGDLLALARGEAERTVNPHIVDLAELARGVVAGFPGVGLEVRAAPEVLGDPDRLIQLLRNLVANAARAAGRAEGVRVVVGADGDTAWVEVHDDGPGIDPEVLPHLFERFARGPEGGTGLGLAIAKQIAEAHEGRITVRSQPGRTVFRVELPGLEGEG, encoded by the coding sequence GTGCGTTACACCACCCGGCTCACCCTGGTCTTCGGGCTGATCTGGGCGCTGATGCTGGCGCTCAGCCTGCTCGGCATCTACGGCGCCCTGCGCGCGGGGCTGGAGGGGCGCATCGTTCGCCAGCTGCTCGACGACGCCGGCGCCCTGGCCGAGCTGTACAACTCGGGGACGACCGGCCAGGTGCGGCCCACCGGGGGAACCGCGGTCGCCCTCTACGACGGCTCGGGTCTGCCTTTCCTGCTCGACGAGCCCCAGCACCGCATCCCCGCGGAGGTGCTCACTCAGGCCGACGAGGGACCGCAGCTCTACCGCGGGCCGGGCTTCGTAGCCGCCTACGTGGCCACGAGCATCGGGGTGCTCGCGGTCTCGCAGGACCTGGGCTTCATCGACCGGCTGCTTGAACAGGTGGCCCAGGTCGCGGTGCTCATCTTTCTGCTCACGCTGCCGCTGGGCTGGCTGTTGGTGCGCGTGGGGGTGGGCTGGGCCAACCGGCCGCTGGTGCGGGCGGCCGAGGAGGTGGCCCGGCGCAAGGGGGCGGACCTCTCGCCCATCCCCTACGACGGACCCACCGACGAGCTGGGGCGGATCGTCGCCCGCTTCAACGACCTGCTCGCCGAGCTGCGCGACGCCCGTGAACGGGAGCGGGTCTTCCTGGCCGAGGTGAGCCACGAGCTGCGCACCCCGCTCACGGTGCTCGCCGGCTACCTCGAGCGCCTGCGCAAACACCCCGGCGACGACGAGGCGCTGGCCGGGGCCGAGCGCACCGCCCGCCACCTCACCCGCCTCGTGGGCGACCTGCTGGCCCTCGCCCGCGGCGAGGCCGAGCGCACGGTCAACCCCCACATCGTCGACCTCGCCGAGCTGGCCCGCGGCGTGGTGGCCGGCTTCCCCGGGGTGGGCCTGGAGGTGCGGGCCGCCCCCGAGGTGCTGGGCGACCCCGACCGCCTGATCCAGCTCCTGCGCAACCTGGTGGCCAACGCGGCGCGGGCCGCCGGGCGGGCGGAGGGGGTGCGGGTGGTGGTCGGCGCGGACGGCGATACGGCCTGGGTGGAGGTGCACGACGACGGGCCCGGCATCGATCCCGAGGTGCTGCCCCACCTCTTCGAGCGCTTCGCCCGCGGCCCCGAGGGGGGCACCGGCCTGGGCCTGGCCATCGCCAAGCAGATCGCCGAGGCCCACGAGGGGCGCATCACCGTGCGCTCCCAGCCGGGGCGGACGGTCTTCCGGGTGGAGCTTCCGGGGCTGGAGGGGGAAGGTTAG
- a CDS encoding response regulator transcription factor translates to MNPQHPEPAPEDPKRILIIEDDPEIARLLQAELGEAGYRVEWAPGGMQGLVKLREDPPHLIVLDLGLPDLDGSEIARRAKQHGDVPIIVLTATDAVERKVQLLLGGADDYLTKPFHPAELLARIQVQLRRGEGGEVRRVGELEIEVESRRVRAGGREVALSPKEFALLELLSSRPGRVFSRDEIARHIWGKPLETESNVVDVHVANLRAKLREAGAYGYLRTVRGVGYALRKPAS, encoded by the coding sequence GTGAACCCCCAACACCCCGAACCCGCCCCCGAAGACCCTAAACGCATCCTCATCATCGAGGACGACCCCGAGATCGCCCGCCTGCTCCAGGCCGAACTGGGCGAGGCCGGCTACCGGGTGGAGTGGGCGCCCGGGGGCATGCAGGGCCTCGTCAAGCTGCGCGAGGACCCGCCTCACCTGATCGTTCTCGACCTGGGGCTGCCCGACCTCGACGGCTCCGAGATTGCCCGCCGCGCCAAGCAGCACGGCGACGTGCCGATCATCGTGCTCACGGCCACCGACGCGGTGGAGCGCAAGGTGCAGCTGCTGCTCGGCGGCGCCGACGACTACCTGACCAAACCCTTCCACCCCGCCGAGCTGCTGGCGCGCATCCAGGTGCAGCTGCGCCGCGGCGAGGGCGGCGAGGTGCGGCGCGTCGGCGAGCTGGAGATCGAGGTCGAGTCGCGCCGGGTACGCGCCGGCGGCCGCGAGGTGGCCCTCTCGCCCAAGGAGTTCGCGCTGCTCGAGCTGCTCTCCAGCCGCCCCGGCCGCGTCTTCAGCCGCGACGAGATCGCCCGCCACATCTGGGGCAAGCCGCTGGAGACCGAGTCGAACGTCGTGGACGTGCACGTCGCCAACCTGCGCGCCAAGCTGCGCGAGGCCGGGGCCTACGGCTACCTGCGCACCGTACGCGGCGTCGGCTACGCGTTGCGCAAGCCGGCTTCGTAG
- a CDS encoding phosphoribosylanthranilate isomerase: MEPVRAKVCGLTRAEDALAAERLGAWAVGFVFAPSKRRVTPEQAAAIGARLGPFVMRVGVFVDAPPDEVLAVARTARLGAVQLHGREPPEWAEALRRHLPVIKAVRLSGPPDPALLTYPADALLADGPRPGSGEAYDWGWLEPLADHPRLIVAGGLSPERLPELFARLCPYAVDVSSGVESAPGVKDEARLRAFLQRVRRGCG, encoded by the coding sequence ATGGAGCCGGTGCGCGCCAAGGTGTGCGGCCTCACCCGCGCGGAAGACGCCCTCGCCGCCGAGCGGCTGGGGGCCTGGGCGGTGGGGTTCGTTTTCGCGCCCTCCAAGCGGCGCGTCACGCCCGAGCAGGCGGCGGCCATCGGGGCGCGGCTGGGCCCCTTCGTGATGCGGGTGGGGGTCTTCGTGGACGCGCCCCCCGACGAGGTGCTGGCGGTGGCGCGGACGGCGCGGCTCGGCGCGGTGCAGCTGCACGGCCGCGAGCCGCCCGAGTGGGCCGAGGCGCTGCGGCGCCACCTGCCGGTGATCAAGGCGGTGCGGCTTTCGGGGCCGCCCGATCCCGCGCTGCTGACGTACCCGGCCGACGCGCTGCTGGCGGACGGGCCCCGCCCCGGCAGCGGCGAGGCCTACGACTGGGGCTGGCTCGAGCCCCTGGCGGACCACCCGCGCCTGATCGTGGCGGGGGGGCTTTCGCCGGAGCGGCTGCCCGAGCTCTTCGCGCGGCTCTGCCCCTACGCGGTCGACGTCTCGAGCGGCGTGGAGTCGGCGCCCGGGGTGAAGGACGAGGCGCGGCTGCGGGCTTTTCTACAGCGGGTGCGCCGGGGCTGTGGATAA
- a CDS encoding ABC transporter substrate-binding protein, whose amino-acid sequence MTRRQLLQTGIGTAAAFGVPWFARAQARPVKLAALLPLTGPFAFAGNAALDAFRDATDYVNEVMGGVGGRKLELIVEDTGYDVAKGTAAFNRVIGKESPDELLFVYGDSTGLSKALAPEIARIGVPYSATSYSSELADPEKYPGIWVFGPTYSDMMEALLRYIHEKKPGARIALVHSNSEFGRDPIPYVKQRAEQLGLPVVAEEVTPLVLSDATPTVLKLRQAKPDFVLTQGYVLTAEPLLVKTAREYGLNATFMGTYYSSEVILMKRAGPAADGFIATYHNAYSYDKNTPAVQEIYKLRASKGKEPGYLTTFYMGAFFVGVAVGEAMRRAAAAGELTRPGITKALGKMWDYDAMGLIHSMRFVNHRLPYTRLYRANAGKGIYEPLTDWLELA is encoded by the coding sequence ATCACACGTAGGCAACTGCTCCAAACCGGTATCGGAACCGCGGCCGCTTTTGGCGTGCCCTGGTTCGCCCGGGCGCAGGCGCGCCCGGTCAAGCTGGCGGCGCTGCTGCCGCTCACGGGCCCCTTCGCCTTCGCGGGCAACGCCGCGCTCGACGCCTTCCGCGACGCCACCGACTACGTCAACGAGGTGATGGGCGGCGTCGGCGGGCGCAAGCTCGAGCTGATCGTCGAGGACACCGGCTACGACGTCGCCAAGGGCACGGCGGCCTTCAACCGGGTGATCGGCAAGGAGAGCCCCGACGAGCTGCTCTTCGTCTACGGCGACTCCACCGGGCTTTCCAAGGCGCTGGCCCCCGAGATCGCCCGCATCGGGGTGCCCTACTCGGCCACCTCCTACTCGAGCGAGCTCGCCGACCCCGAGAAGTACCCGGGGATCTGGGTCTTCGGGCCCACCTACTCCGACATGATGGAGGCGCTGCTGCGCTACATCCACGAGAAGAAGCCCGGCGCGCGCATCGCCCTGGTGCATTCGAACAGCGAGTTCGGGCGCGACCCCATCCCCTACGTGAAGCAGCGCGCCGAGCAGCTGGGCCTGCCCGTCGTGGCCGAGGAGGTCACGCCGCTGGTGCTCTCGGACGCCACGCCCACCGTCCTCAAGCTGCGCCAGGCCAAGCCCGACTTCGTCCTCACCCAGGGCTACGTGCTCACCGCCGAGCCGCTGCTCGTCAAGACCGCGCGCGAGTACGGCCTGAACGCCACCTTCATGGGCACCTACTACTCCTCCGAGGTTATCCTCATGAAGCGCGCCGGCCCCGCCGCCGACGGCTTCATCGCCACCTACCACAACGCCTACTCCTACGACAAGAACACCCCCGCGGTGCAGGAGATCTACAAGCTGCGGGCGTCGAAGGGCAAGGAGCCCGGCTACCTGACCACCTTCTACATGGGCGCCTTCTTCGTGGGCGTGGCCGTGGGCGAGGCCATGCGCCGCGCCGCCGCCGCCGGCGAGCTGACCCGGCCCGGGATCACCAAGGCGCTGGGCAAGATGTGGGACTACGACGCCATGGGGCTGATCCACTCGATGCGCTTCGTCAACCACCGGCTGCCCTACACCCGGCTCTACCGCGCCAACGCGGGCAAGGGCATCTACGAACCGCTGACCGACTGGCTCGAACTGGCGTGA
- a CDS encoding branched-chain amino acid ABC transporter permease: MSMGFVLVYRATSVVNFAIGEFLLVGGYVTFTLAHFLPLPLAMLGALPVAFLVGVGVERAFVRPLIGRSVVAVIMATIGLALTLDGAAQLVWGPDQKYLSGSLPPVLLTFGELILPPRAFWSLAISLPVALGLIYFLQKSRWGVLIRAVSESEVAALAMGIPAPRIVTAVWGLSAALAAVGGALLAGLSGVGPHLVQLGLMVFPVTILGGLESVGGALVAGLIVGVAEAMSKGYLEAYLPGISEAIPFVIVLIVVLVRPYGLFGRRDIERV, encoded by the coding sequence ATGAGCATGGGCTTCGTGCTCGTCTACCGCGCCACCTCGGTGGTCAACTTCGCGATCGGCGAGTTCCTGTTGGTCGGGGGGTACGTCACCTTCACGCTGGCCCACTTCCTGCCGCTGCCGCTGGCCATGCTGGGGGCGCTGCCCGTCGCCTTCCTGGTGGGCGTGGGGGTGGAGCGCGCCTTCGTGCGGCCTTTGATCGGCCGCTCGGTCGTCGCCGTGATCATGGCGACGATCGGCCTCGCCCTCACCCTGGACGGCGCGGCCCAGCTCGTCTGGGGGCCCGACCAGAAGTACCTCTCGGGCAGCCTGCCGCCGGTGCTGCTCACCTTCGGCGAGCTGATCCTGCCGCCGCGCGCCTTCTGGAGCCTGGCCATCAGCCTGCCGGTGGCCCTGGGGCTGATCTACTTCCTGCAGAAGAGCCGCTGGGGGGTGCTCATCCGCGCGGTCAGCGAGAGCGAGGTGGCGGCGCTGGCCATGGGAATCCCGGCGCCGCGCATCGTCACCGCGGTCTGGGGCCTCTCGGCGGCGCTGGCCGCGGTGGGCGGAGCGCTGCTGGCGGGGCTTTCGGGGGTGGGGCCGCACCTGGTGCAGCTGGGGTTGATGGTCTTCCCGGTCACCATCCTGGGCGGGCTCGAGTCCGTGGGGGGCGCGCTGGTGGCGGGCCTGATCGTGGGCGTGGCCGAGGCCATGTCCAAGGGCTACCTCGAGGCCTACCTGCCCGGCATCAGCGAGGCCATCCCCTTCGTCATCGTCCTGATCGTCGTCCTGGTGAGGCCCTACGGCCTCTTCGGGCGGCGCGACATCGAACGGGTGTGA
- a CDS encoding ABC transporter ATP-binding protein, which translates to MLKVENLKALYRGVILALDGVSLELAKGEAVAVLGPNGAGKSTLVRALAGLLGSYEGRVSDGRIELGGRDVTTAGALAVHRQGLTAVLEGRPIFRYLTVRENLRAAGHRLPAGELAARMDEVFHWFPRLAERSHEQGGYLSGGEQQMLVLGMALITDPRVLVVDEPSLGLAPLLVEELFEVLARMHREKGMALLLVEQNARAAMKLANRVYVLEHGRVVFEGEREAAERDADVMEFYLGAGAGGFTGAKRYRRRKRWI; encoded by the coding sequence GTGCTGAAGGTCGAGAACCTCAAGGCCCTCTACCGCGGCGTCATCCTGGCCCTCGACGGGGTCTCGCTCGAGCTCGCAAAGGGCGAGGCCGTGGCCGTGCTGGGCCCCAACGGCGCCGGCAAGAGCACGCTGGTGCGGGCGCTGGCGGGGCTGCTCGGCAGCTACGAGGGGCGCGTCAGCGACGGCCGCATCGAGCTGGGCGGCCGCGACGTCACCACCGCCGGGGCGCTGGCGGTGCACCGCCAGGGGCTGACCGCGGTCCTCGAAGGGCGGCCCATCTTCCGCTACCTGACCGTGCGCGAGAACCTGCGCGCCGCCGGGCACCGCCTGCCCGCCGGCGAGCTGGCGGCGCGCATGGACGAGGTCTTCCACTGGTTCCCGCGCCTGGCCGAGCGCAGCCACGAACAGGGCGGCTACCTCTCGGGCGGCGAGCAGCAGATGCTGGTGCTGGGGATGGCGCTGATCACCGACCCGCGGGTCCTCGTCGTCGACGAGCCCTCGCTGGGGCTCGCGCCGCTCTTGGTCGAGGAGCTGTTCGAGGTGCTGGCGCGGATGCACCGCGAAAAAGGCATGGCGCTGCTGCTCGTGGAGCAGAACGCCCGCGCGGCCATGAAGCTGGCGAACCGGGTCTACGTGCTCGAGCACGGCCGCGTCGTCTTCGAGGGGGAACGCGAGGCGGCCGAGCGCGACGCCGACGTGATGGAGTTCTACCTGGGCGCCGGCGCGGGCGGGTTTACGGGCGCCAAGCGTTACCGCCGGCGCAAGCGCTGGATCTAG
- a CDS encoding ABC transporter ATP-binding protein, translated as MEPLLSVEQVTLRFKGVLALADVSFSVPAGAFYAIIGPNGAGKTSLLNVLSGLYRPQRGRVRFDGRPLEGQSPQARTRLGLGRTFQNLEIFRGMTALENVKLGADLRFGYPALLPRARREQAARAWAEEVMDYLHLAPYRHVPAGMLPYGLQKRVEVARALAGRPKLLLLDEPMAGLALEEKQDLARYLLDARREWGVTLVWVEHDLRAVMELSDGVLVLSYGEVLYEGEPAGARENPRVVEAYLGAEA; from the coding sequence GTGGAACCGCTGCTCTCGGTCGAACAGGTAACCTTGCGCTTCAAGGGAGTGCTCGCCCTCGCGGACGTGAGCTTTAGCGTGCCCGCGGGCGCGTTCTACGCAATCATAGGTCCCAACGGCGCGGGCAAGACGAGCCTGCTCAACGTCCTCTCGGGCCTCTACCGGCCCCAGCGGGGCCGGGTGCGCTTCGACGGCCGCCCCCTCGAGGGCCAGAGCCCCCAGGCGCGCACCCGTCTGGGGCTGGGGCGCACCTTCCAGAACCTGGAGATCTTCCGCGGCATGACCGCGCTCGAGAACGTCAAGCTGGGGGCCGACCTGCGCTTCGGCTACCCGGCGCTCTTGCCGCGGGCGCGCCGCGAGCAGGCGGCGCGCGCCTGGGCGGAAGAGGTGATGGACTACCTGCACCTCGCCCCCTACCGCCACGTCCCCGCGGGGATGCTGCCCTACGGGCTGCAGAAGCGCGTGGAGGTGGCGCGGGCGCTGGCGGGGCGGCCCAAGCTGCTGCTGCTCGACGAGCCCATGGCGGGGCTGGCGCTCGAGGAGAAGCAGGACCTGGCCCGCTACCTGCTCGACGCCCGCCGCGAGTGGGGGGTGACCCTCGTCTGGGTCGAGCACGACCTGCGCGCGGTGATGGAGCTCTCCGACGGCGTCCTGGTGCTCTCGTACGGCGAGGTGCTCTACGAGGGCGAGCCCGCGGGGGCGCGCGAGAACCCGCGCGTCGTCGAGGCCTACCTGGGGGCGGAGGCGTGA
- a CDS encoding AMP-binding protein codes for MKGTLLEPLFRWAEVRPQAPALRVKRLGVWQPRSWRAWADEVLDLAGGLEALGLGAGGVLAVLGRNAPEWVTAELAAQALGALPLGLYADAMADEVGWFLEYAEAVGVVVADEEQLDKVLPHLERLRFVLVWEEAGMSRYWSDKVRPYSAVAEAGRARREAVRAGLAALTPETVALLAPTSGTTGRSKLAMLSHANLMAGHHALRDVLGLRGDEWLFSYLPLAWIGEQMLTVVQTLALGLLVHFPSEPATLAEDLREVQPDFYLAPPRLWEDAAAFVQSRAQEAGWLKRRTFRWGLDALLEGARRGFRGERVGPGLDLARAAAYPLVARPLRGRLGLADTRVAITGGAPLGPEVFTFYRAIGLDIRQVYGQSETAASTCAHPAGDAPPETVGPPLPGTEVKISEEGEILVKGPQVFVGYYKNEEATRETFTPDGWFKSGDAGAFDERGHLIVLGRLKEVGHLADGTRFAPQLLENRLKYSPFIREVVVLGHDRPFVALLVEIDPENVQNWARRRRIPFTTYPSLAGRDEVYELIAREIAAASAQMPEALRPRRFAVLPKELHPDDEEITRTRKVKRNVVEVRYAPLIEGLYGGAERVRLELPIRFEGGEDVLEAEVRIADVL; via the coding sequence GTGAAGGGGACGCTGCTCGAGCCCCTCTTCCGCTGGGCCGAGGTGCGCCCGCAGGCCCCGGCGCTGCGGGTCAAGCGGCTGGGCGTCTGGCAGCCGCGCAGCTGGCGCGCCTGGGCGGACGAGGTGCTCGACCTGGCCGGCGGCCTGGAGGCGCTGGGGCTCGGGGCCGGGGGCGTGCTCGCGGTGCTGGGGCGCAACGCCCCCGAGTGGGTGACCGCCGAGCTCGCGGCCCAGGCGCTGGGGGCGCTGCCGCTGGGCCTCTACGCCGACGCGATGGCCGACGAGGTGGGCTGGTTCCTCGAGTACGCCGAGGCCGTCGGGGTGGTGGTGGCCGACGAGGAACAGCTCGACAAGGTGCTGCCCCACCTGGAGCGGCTGCGCTTCGTCCTCGTCTGGGAGGAGGCGGGGATGAGCCGCTACTGGTCGGACAAGGTCCGCCCCTACTCGGCGGTGGCCGAGGCCGGCCGGGCCCGCCGCGAGGCGGTGCGCGCGGGGCTGGCGGCGCTCACGCCCGAAACCGTGGCCCTGCTCGCGCCCACCTCGGGCACCACCGGCCGCAGCAAGCTGGCCATGCTCAGCCACGCCAACCTGATGGCGGGCCACCACGCGCTGCGCGACGTGCTCGGCCTGCGGGGGGACGAGTGGCTGTTTTCGTACCTGCCGCTCGCCTGGATCGGCGAGCAGATGCTCACCGTGGTGCAGACGCTGGCGCTGGGGCTCTTGGTGCACTTTCCCTCGGAGCCGGCCACGCTGGCCGAGGACCTGAGGGAGGTGCAGCCCGACTTCTACCTGGCCCCGCCGCGGCTGTGGGAGGACGCCGCCGCCTTCGTGCAGAGCCGCGCCCAGGAGGCGGGCTGGCTTAAGCGGCGCACCTTTCGCTGGGGGCTGGACGCGCTCCTCGAGGGCGCCCGCCGCGGCTTCCGCGGCGAGCGCGTGGGACCGGGGCTCGACCTGGCGCGGGCCGCGGCCTACCCGCTGGTGGCGCGGCCGCTGCGCGGCCGGCTGGGGCTCGCGGACACGCGCGTGGCCATCACCGGCGGCGCGCCGCTGGGCCCCGAGGTCTTCACCTTCTACCGCGCCATTGGCCTGGACATCCGCCAGGTCTACGGCCAGTCGGAGACGGCCGCCTCCACCTGCGCCCACCCCGCCGGCGACGCCCCCCCCGAGACGGTGGGCCCGCCGCTGCCGGGCACCGAGGTGAAGATCTCCGAGGAGGGCGAGATCCTGGTCAAGGGCCCCCAGGTCTTCGTGGGCTACTACAAGAACGAGGAGGCGACCCGCGAGACCTTCACCCCGGACGGCTGGTTCAAGAGCGGCGACGCGGGCGCCTTCGACGAGCGCGGCCACCTGATCGTGCTGGGCCGCCTCAAGGAGGTGGGGCACCTGGCGGACGGAACCCGCTTCGCGCCGCAGCTGCTCGAGAACCGCCTCAAGTACTCGCCCTTCATCCGCGAGGTGGTGGTGCTGGGCCACGACCGCCCCTTCGTGGCCCTGCTCGTCGAGATCGACCCCGAAAACGTGCAGAACTGGGCGCGGCGGCGGCGCATCCCCTTCACCACCTACCCGAGCCTGGCCGGCCGCGACGAGGTCTACGAGCTGATCGCGCGCGAGATCGCCGCGGCCAGCGCCCAGATGCCCGAGGCCCTGCGTCCGCGGCGCTTCGCGGTGCTGCCCAAGGAGCTGCACCCCGACGACGAGGAGATCACCCGCACCCGCAAGGTCAAGCGCAACGTCGTCGAGGTGCGCTACGCGCCGCTCATCGAGGGCCTCTACGGGGGCGCGGAGCGGGTGCGGCTCGAGCTGCCCATCCGCTTCGAGGGCGGCGAGGACGTGCTGGAAGCGGAGGTGAGGATCGCCGATGTTCTTTGA
- a CDS encoding branched-chain amino acid ABC transporter permease, translating into MFFELAKTLTDAYSRRFARAVRESYAADEAYASTPLGRAGVALLLLALLAVPLLLPGYPVYVLTLVAIAAVGALGLNLLVGGAGQISLGQAAFLGVGAYAASHLAGPLAPLGILLGGAVAAAIGVVLGLPSLRIKGVYLAIATMAFQFLALWVFNNWEPVTGGIRGRNLPPAEVLGLELDRAERLWYLVLAFAVPLFFYGKRLLATRAGRAWFAVRDNDLSAQVAGVNLTLAKLSAFALSAFYAGIAGGLLANLYRSVTPEYFLFGISVQYLAMVIVGGAGTVLGAVLGAVFVMLIPELLNAVVGAFGPEYAAALAAWRNVAFGGLILLFLILEPLGLVGLWGRIRAYLRTWPLPY; encoded by the coding sequence ATGTTCTTTGAGCTGGCCAAGACGCTGACCGACGCCTACAGCCGCCGCTTCGCCCGCGCGGTGCGCGAGAGCTACGCCGCCGACGAGGCCTACGCCAGCACCCCGCTGGGGCGCGCGGGCGTGGCCTTGCTGCTGCTGGCGCTGCTGGCCGTGCCCCTGCTGCTGCCCGGCTACCCGGTCTACGTGCTCACCCTGGTGGCCATCGCCGCGGTCGGGGCGCTGGGGCTCAACCTGCTGGTGGGCGGGGCGGGGCAGATCTCGCTGGGGCAGGCGGCCTTCCTGGGCGTGGGCGCCTACGCCGCCAGCCACCTCGCGGGGCCGCTCGCGCCCTTGGGCATCCTGCTGGGCGGGGCCGTGGCCGCGGCCATCGGGGTGGTGCTGGGGCTGCCCTCGCTGCGCATCAAGGGGGTCTACCTGGCCATCGCCACCATGGCCTTCCAGTTCCTGGCGCTGTGGGTCTTCAACAACTGGGAGCCGGTCACCGGCGGCATCCGCGGGCGCAACCTGCCGCCGGCCGAGGTGCTGGGGCTCGAGCTCGACCGCGCCGAGCGGCTGTGGTACCTGGTCCTCGCCTTCGCGGTGCCGCTCTTCTTCTACGGCAAGCGGCTCCTGGCCACGCGCGCCGGCCGCGCCTGGTTCGCGGTGCGCGACAACGACCTCTCGGCCCAGGTGGCGGGGGTGAACCTGACGCTGGCCAAGCTCTCGGCCTTCGCGCTCTCGGCCTTCTACGCCGGCATCGCCGGCGGCCTGCTCGCCAACCTCTACCGCTCGGTGACGCCCGAGTACTTCCTCTTCGGCATCTCGGTGCAGTACCTGGCCATGGTGATCGTCGGCGGGGCGGGCACGGTGCTCGGCGCGGTGCTGGGGGCCGTCTTCGTGATGCTCATCCCCGAGCTGCTGAACGCCGTGGTGGGCGCCTTCGGGCCCGAGTACGCCGCAGCGCTGGCCGCCTGGCGCAACGTCGCCTTCGGGGGGCTGATCCTGCTCTTCTTGATCCTCGAGCCGCTGGGGCTGGTGGGGCTGTGGGGCCGGATCCGCGCCTACCTGCGCACCTGGCCGTTACCCTATTAA
- a CDS encoding phenylacetate--CoA ligase family protein, which translates to MNRTERLQAVIAAAKDHPLYAERLAGADPGAFTPADLAQVEPVTRDDWVAFLKEHPRPPEGTALVHLTPSPLLGWMPEYLTAGDLEAQAEALGAYFRRLGLAGKRVIVAFSYHVFAGGWLFHEALVRAGATVFPHGPGEAARIAEIAGKFGFDALVSNPSFALKIAEAGGRFELLLAGGEPFTSVPGYRERVERAIGGRALDAYGTSELGIVAAETMDQDGLWEIPEMAVLEVLDPQTLEPVPDGERGELVVTALSRTLMPMIRFRTGDLAIAERSEGGLRLPRGVFGRTDTMVKVKGVKLYPTELAPILAGFGLDPRGFQVVVETKEGGTDALVLRVKAAAVPEGLADAVRRATGLRVDRIEAAEVIEGGLVVDRRFG; encoded by the coding sequence ATGAACCGGACCGAACGTCTCCAAGCGGTGATCGCTGCGGCCAAGGACCACCCCCTCTACGCGGAGCGGCTGGCGGGCGCAGACCCCGGCGCCTTCACCCCCGCGGACCTCGCCCAGGTCGAGCCCGTCACCCGCGACGACTGGGTGGCCTTCTTGAAGGAGCACCCGCGGCCGCCGGAAGGCACGGCGCTGGTGCACCTCACCCCCAGCCCGCTCCTCGGCTGGATGCCCGAGTACCTGACCGCCGGCGACCTGGAGGCCCAGGCCGAGGCCCTGGGCGCCTACTTCCGGCGGCTGGGCCTCGCCGGCAAGCGGGTGATCGTGGCCTTCAGCTACCACGTCTTCGCCGGGGGCTGGCTCTTCCACGAGGCGCTGGTGCGCGCGGGGGCCACGGTCTTCCCCCACGGGCCCGGCGAGGCGGCGCGCATCGCCGAGATCGCCGGTAAGTTCGGCTTCGACGCGCTCGTCTCCAACCCCAGCTTCGCGCTCAAGATCGCCGAGGCGGGGGGGCGCTTCGAGCTGCTGCTCGCCGGGGGCGAGCCCTTCACCTCGGTGCCCGGCTACCGCGAGCGGGTCGAGCGGGCCATCGGCGGCCGCGCTCTCGACGCCTACGGCACCAGCGAGCTGGGCATCGTGGCGGCGGAGACCATGGACCAAGACGGGCTGTGGGAGATTCCCGAGATGGCCGTGCTCGAGGTGCTGGACCCCCAGACGCTCGAGCCTGTACCCGACGGCGAGCGCGGCGAGCTGGTGGTCACCGCGCTCTCGCGCACCCTCATGCCGATGATCCGCTTCCGCACCGGCGACCTGGCCATCGCCGAGCGCAGCGAGGGGGGCCTGCGCCTGCCCCGCGGCGTCTTTGGCCGCACCGACACGATGGTCAAGGTCAAGGGCGTGAAGCTCTACCCCACAGAGCTCGCGCCCATCCTGGCCGGCTTCGGCCTCGACCCCCGCGGCTTCCAGGTGGTCGTCGAGACCAAGGAGGGCGGCACCGACGCGCTGGTGCTGCGCGTCAAGGCCGCCGCGGTGCCCGAAGGGCTCGCGGACGCGGTGCGCCGCGCCACCGGGTTGCGCGTGGACCGGATCGAGGCCGCCGAAGTGATCGAAGGCGGCCTGGTGGTGGACCGCCGCTTCGGCTAG